The Stigmatopora argus isolate UIUO_Sarg chromosome 16, RoL_Sarg_1.0, whole genome shotgun sequence genome has a window encoding:
- the LOC144091308 gene encoding cilia- and flagella-associated protein 44-like: protein MRTRLRKYLTTDNSTQGGWKLDARHCNNRVKRGHCEHLVMSDEGRILCEDMQYEYEELYSRPYITSGSEIPENLLNLSHSFGYDCGRRANLQLLEEKTLIFIAGQLVILLDISTKQQRYIRSCSGCGLGSIGVHPSHNYFAVAEKGKKPILIIYEYPSLKAYRILRDGTEHAFSSVNFNSDGSLLASLGSAPDYMLTVWNWRQEEVMLRCRALSQEVYRVTFSPYKPGILTSSGSGHIKFWRIANTFTGLKLQGRIGHFGKTAVTDIEGYIELPDGKVVSGSNWGNLLLWDGNSIKVELCMKGGQCCHAGVVQPFALEDGQLMTFGSDGLIRSWDFETICNADSSSESNKFEMEPMNEMVVGRHACLSSIVKSSLPDSAVWFAQDSNGAIWKLDLSFTYTTPDPECLISFHAGPIKGLDVCKNSHLMATTAMDRTIRIFDFLAKTELISSRFNQGGTALHWAPVSVHSSGGLMVAGFEDGVVRLLELFDSTGIHNKGDTCMRLKQAFKPHHGPVTSIAYERDGKILATGSSDCTVFFFTVGETYEPVGFVQVPEKVQILEWSPHSHHESRLLILCQRGHIVEVPCPDHNTLKTTKSYQLLELPRRSFCFKSIKSQIKVTHQKDEEQVPEEKKLEDELSPMVIPNPHSPLHCGFYSEPGQFWLSMGGADSGFLYHCKFSEKQDEGQDQRQDEPFDFLKVLNADDDPICTITFNSNRQLMLCGMHSGAIRVYPLDPNNHTLNSMQEYWELSIHDSNYGHLQHICCSFDDMFVLTAGDDGNIFSFNLLTHQEQQKGLRRKRAKVPPPRDGLENEDLAQDIDDPAADSIEMVKQKLEKAHLCQDAEKKKSEKRKKLGEIQNTFKKLLKDNCDLPEHSRLTFAELQLDKCFEEETEREKSCKIREVQEQMSWEEQYSQMALKKLQEWFNGYSDSSIVTVFAIHNEHKVSTYHVPVLSSVQVQEQNDYSSTSNNETAPDEHRKSRDHTVKDTCETDEEDLPHVLVTRSSAVKLADRQMERLKKAAEKAEKARAKIEQRKQEWDKFYGEKPKKNFEDPQDVQAICEAKEKIGDLKLKTEKNFTVPKHLRMNPDKKKAEITELEANLHEKQIEMNREIVALRDSKIGLLTKLRAETKQLKKVQSFLPFHLQRHPPPLPTMRPEEIPEKRLQWTHKMLSTYRVQRDQRFQLTRLGDPAGGIDLLKELEKKMEEMEEECGMPVLSSSGEEEESQGEEDLQLKMEKESKLVHMQDSLLEKMENMVQKFDKEHLMCLQKVQMLEWRLKLGNLRQLTLNQELVLLTEVEKSEEILEEKLKMHVKEESNLMYKLEECQEELELKYQAITKLQDKEKAVRKAFQASLGDDKKIEDYLTKVFKRKIKQNKKQQPGEEEDEEDFDDYENWDDDADDDDWETSEGEAAEEECPQGCDPKLFELVLQLRERRLDLEELLMEEGKNVDVLEKEKDSLVKKLKSVKIYHKAAEDDLEQVNWEKQQKINQLDIVVPLSLHQIEFDVRVPLDLSLALILNKTELKRLEERVKELEMDKNQQKDVYNQARQEHIKLLQERKDKNTEIQMRQKHCNQLMMTRFGREVNMEDLQTLSGNRTVEELKQELLVQEIAHNKEIKHWDVKIEKARGVLMEMTRTNTERLLCLNSLFEQKMELEQKLDARQKKIGKKLQDWSRRSDRSEISGLQELVRKQSQQVENLSRAINLLSHKGGHMLPRSQTKLPPLAPLLNPTVNKHLRKSGKPNFSSSDWKAYNGMVLQPHNPRVAPHR from the exons ATGCGGACACGGTTGAGAAAATACTTAA CTACGGACAACTCAACACAAGGAGGTTGGAAATTAGACGCGCGGCATTGCAACAATCGAGTGAAAAG AGGGCATTGTGAGCATCTAGTAATGTCTGATGAAGGCAGAATTCTCTGTGAAGACATGCAGTACGAATATGAAGAGCTTTATTCCAGACCATATATTACATCTGGCTCTGAAATTCCAGAAAATCTTCTCAACTTATC TCACTCATTTGGCTACGACTGTGGACGCAGAGCAAACCTGCagcttttggaagaaaaaactcTGATCTTTATTGCTGGTCAATTGGTCATCCTGCTTGACATTTCCACCAAGCAGCAGAGATACATCCGCTCTTGCAGTGGCTGTGGACTTGGCTCAATTGGA GTACACCCAAGCCATAATTACTTTGCCGTGgcagagaaaggaaaaaagcccATCCTGATAATATATGAATATCCTTCATTAAAGGCATATCGTATTCTCAGAG ATGGTACAGAGCATGCGTTCAGCTCTGTTAACTTTAATAGTGATGGGAGTCTTCTGGCTAGTCTGGGCAGTGCACCTGACTATATGCTGACAGTGTGGAACTGGAGACAGGAGGAGGTGATGCTTAGATGCAGAGCTCTCTCTCAAGAGGTTTACCGAGTGACATTCTCCCCATACAAACCTGGAATCCTGACATCATCAGGATCTGGCCACATCAA ATTCTGGAGAATTGCTAACACATTTACCGGTCTCAAATTGCAAGGACGTATTGGCCATTTTGGGAAAACTGCAGTTACAGACATCGAAGGCTATATAGAACTTCCAGACGGAAAG GTGGTGTCTGGCTCAAACTGGGGCAATTTGCTACTGTGGGATGGAAACAGCATTAAAGTGGAACTCTGCATGAAAGGAGGACAATGTTGTCATGCAGGAGTTGTGCAGCCTTTTGCTTTGGAGGATGGACAGCTAATGACCTTTGGCTCTGATGGGCTGATCCGG AGCTGGGACTTTGAGACAATCTGCAATGCAGATAGTAGTAGTGAGAGCAACAAGTTTGAGATGGAGCCCATGAATGAAATGGTCGTTGGGCGCCACGCATGCCTCTCCTCAATAGTGAAAAGCTCCCTCCCCGACTCTGCTGTTTGGTTTGCTCAG GATTCCAATGGAGCTATTTGGAAATTGGATCTTTCTTTTACTTACACT ACTCCTGATCCAGAGTGCCTGATATCCTTCCATGCTGGACCAATCAAGGGACTTGATGTATGCAAGAATAGTCATCTCATGGCCACTACTGCAATGGATC GTACAATCAGAATCTTTGACTTCCTGGCAAAAACCGAACTCATCAGTAGCCGATTCAATCAAGGCGGAACCGCTCTCCACTGGGCACCAGTTTCG GTGCATAGTAGTGGAGGTTTAATGGTGGCAGGATTTGAAGATGGGGTGGTGCGTTTGCTGGAGCTTTTTGACTCCACGGGAATCCATAACAAAGGAGACACTTGTATGCGCCTCAAACAGGCCTTCAAACCCCATCATGGCCCTGTAACCTCAATTGCATATGAACGTGATGGTAAAATTTTAGCCACAGGG AGCTCAGATTGCACTGTGTTTTTCTTTACTGTTGGAGAAACATATGAACCTGTTGGTTTTGTTCAAGTTCCTGAAAAAGTACAGATACTTGAGTGGTCACCTCATTCCCAT CATGAAAGCAGACTGCTTATTTTGTGTCAGAGAGGTCATATTGTGGAGGTCCCATGTCCAGATCACAATACCCTGAAGACAACTAAATCTTACCAACTGCTGGAACTTCCTCGGAGATCTTTCTGCTTCAAAAGCATCAAATCTCAAATCAAG GTGACACACCAAAAAGATGAGGAGCAAGTTCCAGAGGAGAAAAAGCTAGAAGACGAGTTATCCCCCATGGTCATCCCTAACCCTCATAGTCCTCTTCACTGTGGTTTCTACTCAGAGCCTGGTCAATTCTGGCTTTCTATG GGAGGGGCTGACTCTGGTTTTTTGTACCACTGCAAGTTCTCTGAGAAACAGGATGAGGGTCAAGACCAACGCCAGGATGAGCCATTTGACTTTCTGAAAGTCCTGAATGCTGATGATGATCCCATTTGTACTATCACCTTCAA CTCCAACCGGCAGCTAATGCTGTGTGGAATGCATTCGGGTGCCATTAGAGTTTACCCTCTTGATCCAAACAACCACACCCTAAACTCCATGCAGGAATACTGGGAGCTGAGCATCCATGACAGCAATTATGGACACCTACAGCACATTTGCTGCAGTTTTGATGACATGTTTGTGTTAACAGCTGGAGATGATGGGAATATATTCTCCTTCAACTTACTTACTCATCAGGAACAACAGAAAGGCCTGAGGAGAAAAAGGGCTAAGGTTCCTCCTCCAAGG GACGGTCTTGAGAATGAGGATTTGGCTCAGGACATCGATGACCCGGCAGCTGACAG CATTGAGATGGTCAAACAGAAGCTGGAGAAAGCCCATCTGTGTCAGGATGCTGAGaagaaaaaatctgaaaaaagaaaaaagcttggTGAGATTCAGAATACGTTCAAAAAACTACTCAAGGACAACTGCGACTTGCCAGAACATTCCCGGCTGACATTTGCG GAGTTACAGCTGGACAAGTGTTTTGAAGAGGAGACTGAGCGGGAGAAGTCATGCAAAATAAGAGAGGTCCAAGAACAGATGAGCTGGGAAGAGCAATACTCgcaaatggcactgaaaaaacTACAGGAATG GTTCAATGGCTATTCTGACTCTAGTATTGTCACTGTGTTTGCCATCCACAATGAGCACAAAGTGTCCACCTACCATGTTCCAGTGCTTTCCTCAGTGCAGGTCCAAGAGCAGAATGATTACAGTAGCACCAGCAACAATGAAACTGCTCCAGATGAACACAGAAAATCAAGAGATCATACTGTGAAAGACACTTGTGAAACAGACG AGGAAGATCTTCCACACGTTCTGGTGACTCGATCTTCTGCTGTTAAGTTGGCTGATCGGCAGATGGAGCGGTTAAAAAAAGCAGCTGAAAAAGCTGAAAAGGCACGTGCCAAGATTGAACAAAGAAAGCAGGAATGGGACAAATT TTATGGAGAAAAACCCAAGAAGAATTTTGAAGATCCACAGGATGTGCAGGCCATCTGTGAAGCCAAAGAGAAAATTGGAGATTTGAAACTTAAAACAGAGAAAAATTTTACCGTCCCAAAACACTTAAGAATGAATCCCGACAAAAAGAAAGCAGAGATTACTGAACTCGAGGCCAAT TTACATGAGAAACAGATTGAAATGAACAGAGAGATTGTGGCCTTGCGGGACTCTAAAATTGGCCTTTTAACAAAACTGCGGGCAGAGACAAAGCAGCTCAAGAAGGTCCAGAGTTTTCTGCCATTCCACCTCCAACGCCATCCACCCCCTCTCCCCACCATGCGTCCAGAAGAAATCCCGGAGAAGAGACTGCAATGGACACACAAAATGCTATCCACATACAGGGTGCAGAGAGACCAGAG GTTTCAGTTGACAAGGCTGGGGGATCCGGCGGGAGGCATAGATTTGCTTAAGGAActtgaaaaaaagatggaagaaATGGAGGAAGAGTGTGGTATGCCAGTTTTATCTTCTTCTGGAGAAGAGGAGGAGTCACAAGGGGAGGAAGATTTAcaactaaaaatggaaaaagagagCAAATTGGTGCACATGCAGGACTCGCTACTGGAAAAG ATGGAGAACATGGTGCAAAAGTTCGATAAGGAGCACCTGATGTGTCTTCAGAAAGTACAAATGCTGGAGTGGAGGCTAAAACTTGGAAACCTCCGTCAGCTAACGCTTAATCAGGAGTTGGTCCTGCTTACTGAAGTGGAAAAGAGTGAGGAGATTCTGGAGGAGAAGCTTAAAATGCATGTGAAGGAGGAAAGCAACTTGATG TATAAGTTGGAAGAGTGTCAAGAAGAGCTGGAACTGAAGTACCAAGCCATAACCAAGCTGCAGGACAAAGAGAAGGCAGTTAGAAAAGCATTTCAGGCCTCGCTGGGTGacgacaaaaaaattgaagactATCTGAcaaaagtttttaaaaggaaaataaaacagaacaaGAAGCAGCAGCCGGGTGAAG aagaggatgaggaggacTTTGACGATTATGAAAACTGGGATGAtgatgctgatgatgatgaCTGGGAAACCTCAGAGGGAGAAGCTGCAGAAGAGGAATGCCCTCAAG GTTGTGATCCAAAATTGTTTGAACTTGTGCTGCAACTTCGTGAACGTCGACTAGACCTGGAAGAACTGCTCATGGAGGAGGGGAAGAATGTAGATGTTCTTGAGAAGGAAAAAGACTCCCTTGTTAAGAAG CTCAAATCAGTGAAAATCTATCACAAAGCAGCCGAGGATGACTTAGAGCAAGTCAACTGGGAGAAACAGCAGAAAATAAACCAACTTGATATTGTGGTTCCTCTAAGCCTACACCAG ATTGAGTTTGATGTAAGGGTACCTTTGGACCTCAGCCTTGCATTGATACTCAACAAGACTGAGTTGAAACGTTTGGAAGAGCGAGTTAAGGAGTTGGAAATGGACAAGAACCAGCAGAAAGATGTCTACAATCAAGCCAGGCAGGAGCATATTAAGCTCCTTCAGGAACGAAAAGATAAGAATACTGAGATCCAAA TGCGGCAAAAACATTGCAATCAGCTAATGATGACGAGGTTTGGGAGAGAGGTCAATATGGAAGATCTTCAGACGCTGTCAGGCAACAGGACAGTTGAGGAATTGAAGCAGGAATTACTTGTTCAAGAAATTGCACACAACAAAGAAATCAAACACTGGGAT GTCAAAATAGAAAAAGCTCGTGGGGTTCTGATGGAGATGACAAGGACCAACACAGAGCGACTTCTCTGCTTGAATAGTCTTTTTGAGCAGAAGATGGAGCTGGAGCAGAAACTGGATGCTAGGcagaa